Proteins found in one Deinococcus roseus genomic segment:
- the alr gene encoding alanine racemase: MRPSIVAWIDPEALLHNLQVIHGHAGQKPVMAVLKANAYGHGLSLVAPLLDPRPEIWGFAVSTGQEAQQIRQSGSQKPILLLAPPDPRDLPELHRVWVRFTVSSLEELQDLPAGAGVHLKINTGLNRLGVRPENLAALLAEVQARNLRLEGCYAHFAFADQPDLVQARRELEVFRRVCTLLPEGLIRHMGASEGLLALGEDAAFDVVRPGLALLGNVGATHLRGVLPLKPVMTVQARVCFVHTVQPGETVSYGGFWRAERPTRVAVLQVGYADGYPIRAAGKARVFAKGEHRPTLGLFGMDQILFDATDLNVQVGDWVEVLNPTTLTADVLSDWGETISSQLLSCLGARVERRLREFAVGQQHNRED; this comes from the coding sequence TTGAGACCTTCCATTGTGGCCTGGATTGATCCAGAAGCTTTGCTGCACAACCTGCAGGTGATTCATGGGCATGCTGGACAGAAACCCGTGATGGCCGTGCTCAAGGCCAACGCTTACGGGCATGGCCTTTCGCTGGTGGCCCCATTGCTGGACCCCAGGCCGGAAATCTGGGGTTTTGCGGTGTCCACCGGACAGGAAGCCCAGCAGATCCGCCAGTCGGGAAGTCAGAAACCGATCCTGCTGCTTGCCCCTCCTGATCCCAGAGATCTGCCTGAATTGCACCGTGTGTGGGTGCGTTTCACGGTCAGCAGCCTGGAAGAGCTGCAGGATTTGCCTGCCGGGGCAGGGGTGCACCTGAAAATCAACACCGGACTGAACCGTCTGGGGGTGCGTCCTGAGAACCTTGCAGCCTTGCTCGCAGAGGTGCAGGCCAGAAACCTCAGGCTGGAAGGCTGCTATGCCCATTTTGCTTTTGCAGATCAGCCGGACCTCGTGCAGGCCAGACGGGAGCTGGAAGTGTTTCGCCGGGTCTGCACCCTGCTGCCTGAGGGCCTGATCCGGCACATGGGGGCTTCAGAGGGACTGCTGGCGCTGGGAGAGGACGCTGCTTTTGATGTGGTGCGCCCCGGTCTGGCCCTGCTGGGCAATGTGGGGGCCACGCACCTGCGGGGGGTGTTGCCCCTGAAACCCGTGATGACCGTGCAGGCCAGGGTGTGTTTTGTGCACACCGTTCAGCCTGGAGAAACCGTTTCTTATGGCGGCTTCTGGCGGGCCGAGCGCCCGACCCGTGTGGCGGTGCTGCAGGTGGGTTATGCAGATGGCTACCCCATCCGTGCTGCAGGCAAGGCCAGGGTCTTTGCAAAAGGGGAACACAGACCGACCCTGGGCCTTTTTGGGATGGACCAGATCCTCTTTGATGCCACCGACCTGAACGTGCAGGTGGGAGACTGGGTGGAGGTGCTGAACCCCACCACGCTCACTGCAGATGTGCTCAGCGACTGGGGCGAAACCATCAGTTCACAGCTTCTGTCCTGCCTGGGGGCCAGGGTGGAACGCAGGTTGCGGGAATTTGCTGTGGGCCAGCAGCACAACAGAGAAGACTGA
- a CDS encoding ECF transporter S component — MNHEPKRQAHWGFTLHQLQYTVLCGVLYVLVTWLTSFMKLTDTSGLDLRPSVVIPMVFGFLFGPWVGLVGGTLGNTISDYIMYGNGISDWQWSLGVGLVGLVPGIYALKPRSYRTIKDQGAAMLVAIVGLVVGMGFASFYAMWICREGSTLSSCFVIPTTFMDALNNSFLPAMRVNLICTLLLLPIVLFNVDRLSLKAEDWHSGLLRRLLITLLVSAALPTLLMGFFLMQRFAHEKSDASIFYQIVGTLVATILFTAANAGILAQSFSRPLIRLTEGARQMRQGKMSRETAETFRDRPGNDEIAELAQTFGTMALEVIAREQNLRKQVEDLKIEIDEAKRQKQVSDIVDTDFFRDLKSKASQLRSRQSTQSTQNQQTQSTEPPKTGETGD; from the coding sequence ATGAACCATGAACCCAAGCGTCAGGCCCACTGGGGATTCACCCTCCATCAATTGCAGTACACCGTGCTGTGTGGGGTGCTGTATGTGCTGGTGACCTGGCTGACCAGCTTCATGAAACTGACCGACACCAGCGGCCTGGATTTGCGCCCCAGTGTGGTGATTCCCATGGTGTTCGGGTTTCTGTTCGGACCCTGGGTGGGGCTGGTGGGGGGCACCCTCGGCAACACCATCAGCGACTACATCATGTACGGCAACGGCATTTCCGACTGGCAATGGAGCCTGGGGGTGGGCCTGGTGGGTCTGGTGCCCGGCATTTATGCCCTCAAGCCCCGCAGCTACCGCACCATCAAGGACCAGGGGGCAGCCATGCTGGTGGCGATTGTGGGTCTGGTGGTGGGGATGGGCTTCGCTTCCTTTTATGCCATGTGGATCTGCCGGGAAGGCAGCACCTTATCGAGTTGTTTTGTGATTCCCACCACCTTCATGGACGCGCTGAACAACTCCTTCTTGCCTGCCATGCGGGTCAACCTGATCTGCACCCTCTTGCTGCTGCCCATTGTGCTGTTCAATGTGGACCGCCTGAGCCTGAAAGCCGAAGACTGGCACTCGGGATTGCTGCGCCGCCTCCTGATCACCCTCCTGGTCTCTGCGGCTTTGCCCACCCTGCTGATGGGGTTCTTCCTGATGCAGCGTTTTGCCCATGAAAAATCAGATGCCTCCATTTTCTACCAGATCGTGGGAACGCTGGTGGCCACCATCCTGTTCACGGCTGCCAATGCGGGCATCCTGGCCCAGAGTTTTTCCAGACCCCTGATTCGCCTGACCGAAGGGGCACGCCAGATGCGGCAGGGCAAAATGTCCAGAGAAACCGCAGAAACCTTCCGGGACCGCCCGGGCAACGATGAAATTGCCGAACTGGCCCAGACTTTCGGAACCATGGCTTTAGAAGTGATTGCCAGAGAGCAGAACCTGCGCAAACAGGTGGAGGACCTCAAAATCGAAATCGACGAGGCCAAACGCCAGAAGCAGGTCAGTGACATTGTGGACACCGATTTCTTCCGGGACCTCAAGAGCAAAGCATCGCAATTGCGTTCCCGTCAGAGCACACAGAGCACCCAGAACCAGCAAACCCAGAGCACCGAACCTCCCAAAACCGGCGAAACGGGAGACTGA
- a CDS encoding MinD/ParA family ATP-binding protein, whose translation MSKTDPPRCPVITFAAFHRNTGRSTLLAALAVKLCQQSRVLVVDADISAPQMLTLLGLPESRVGFTLNDYLVGLCDLQQAVYDLPDRVGPATSGALYLLPASDDLSVASRTLREEYDSVVLMDDLHQLIQVLQLDFVLIDMPVGISGTTLPLMSLADVLLVVMRIEKKDFEGIGVIVDVASRLDIQHVLLTVNMVHTDYPLQDVKHKFKESFGRETWALPHIAPFSASAEGEQVIEQLGGRLMELKR comes from the coding sequence TTGAGCAAGACCGATCCACCCCGCTGCCCTGTCATCACCTTCGCCGCCTTTCACCGCAACACGGGCCGCTCCACCCTGCTGGCTGCACTGGCCGTCAAGCTCTGCCAGCAGTCCAGGGTGCTGGTGGTGGATGCCGACATCAGTGCTCCACAGATGCTGACTTTGCTGGGTTTGCCAGAGTCACGGGTGGGGTTCACGCTCAACGATTACCTGGTGGGATTGTGTGACCTGCAGCAGGCGGTGTATGACCTGCCAGACCGGGTGGGGCCTGCAACATCAGGAGCCCTGTACTTGCTGCCCGCCAGCGATGACCTCTCGGTGGCGTCCCGTACCCTGCGTGAAGAGTACGACTCGGTGGTCCTGATGGACGATTTGCACCAGCTGATTCAGGTTTTGCAACTGGATTTTGTGCTGATTGACATGCCGGTGGGCATCAGTGGAACCACCCTCCCCCTGATGTCCCTGGCCGATGTGCTGCTGGTGGTGATGCGCATCGAGAAAAAAGACTTTGAAGGCATCGGGGTGATTGTGGATGTGGCGAGCCGTCTGGACATCCAGCATGTGCTGCTCACCGTGAACATGGTGCATACCGATTATCCTTTGCAGGACGTGAAGCACAAGTTCAAAGAGAGTTTTGGCCGTGAAACCTGGGCTTTGCCGCACATTGCTCCGTTCAGTGCCTCTGCAGAAGGGGAACAGGTCATTGAACAGCTGGGTGGCCGCCTGATGGAACTGAAACGATGA
- a CDS encoding MinD/ParA family ATP-binding protein, with the protein MSKIISVHSFRGGTGKSNTTANLGTLLAARGQRVCIIDTDIQSPGVHVLFGLEPEDMHHTLNDYLWGNCDIEAAAHDLSAKMGVSGKGKVFLVPSSVRSRDIVRILREGYDMGLLNDGFHRLIQMLDLDVLLIDTHPGVGEETLLSIAMSDVLVLIMRPDQQDYQGTSVTVEVARQLDIPKMLLLVNKTPESYNFADVKRRVEATYNCEVAGVIPHSDEMMALASGGVFVTRFPNHEITRLYTGIADHLL; encoded by the coding sequence ATGTCCAAAATCATCTCTGTTCATTCCTTCCGGGGGGGAACTGGCAAATCCAACACCACCGCCAACCTCGGAACCCTGCTGGCCGCCAGAGGGCAGCGGGTCTGCATCATCGACACCGACATCCAGTCTCCCGGCGTGCACGTGCTGTTCGGGCTGGAACCTGAAGACATGCACCACACCCTCAACGATTACCTGTGGGGCAACTGTGACATCGAAGCGGCCGCCCACGACCTCAGCGCCAAAATGGGGGTTTCGGGCAAAGGCAAGGTTTTTCTGGTGCCCTCCAGCGTGAGAAGCCGGGACATCGTACGGATCCTGCGGGAAGGCTACGACATGGGCCTGCTCAACGACGGCTTTCACCGCCTGATCCAGATGCTGGACCTCGATGTGCTGCTGATTGACACCCACCCCGGTGTGGGCGAGGAGACGTTGCTGTCCATCGCCATGTCGGATGTGCTGGTCCTGATCATGCGCCCCGACCAGCAGGACTACCAGGGCACTTCTGTGACCGTGGAGGTGGCAAGACAGCTGGACATTCCCAAGATGCTGCTTCTGGTCAACAAAACCCCCGAAAGCTACAACTTTGCAGATGTCAAACGCCGTGTGGAAGCCACCTACAACTGCGAGGTGGCCGGTGTGATCCCCCACTCTGACGAAATGATGGCTCTGGCCAGTGGGGGGGTGTTCGTGACCCGTTTTCCCAACCACGAAATCACCCGGCTGTACACTGGCATTGCCGACCATTTGCTTTGA
- a CDS encoding PP2C family protein-serine/threonine phosphatase codes for MFSESLKDNSLIFWNCPDAKAPGIRTLLKDAGYDLKVADTLHEVLLLLASNNTTPVILPVELGDSCFEDLPDSMLVPMIAWGDDEDSLKPFLDRGVRAYMLPPFTYPLIQTQIETKRDYLRLNLDALDIGRHVELKLIERDVEIGRDIQLSFLPKSLPERPGWELSAFFRPAREVAGDFYDGFELLHGRRIGVVMADVCDKGVPAAIFMALFRTLIRAGAQQNISLSWASDPSAGADDKVWLGGLKGEGRQALPRIGTSALLNAVAGTNNYMTENHLETGYFVTLFFGIFDPLTGQLIYINGGHNPPVIVRADGTQVMLKPTGPAVGMIPGATFKIAQEMLNPGDTLFTYTDGVTDAKSETGHFFGNKNMLELLKEPITSAQSLIERYQTALDNHIESAPQFDDITMLVVRREP; via the coding sequence ATGTTCAGTGAATCCCTCAAAGACAACAGCCTGATTTTCTGGAATTGCCCGGATGCCAAAGCTCCCGGAATCCGCACCCTGCTCAAGGATGCCGGTTACGACCTGAAAGTGGCCGACACCCTGCATGAGGTGCTGCTCTTGCTGGCCAGCAACAACACCACCCCGGTGATCCTGCCCGTGGAACTCGGAGACAGCTGTTTCGAGGATCTGCCCGACAGCATGCTGGTCCCCATGATCGCCTGGGGCGACGACGAGGATTCCCTCAAGCCCTTTCTGGACCGGGGCGTGCGGGCCTACATGCTGCCCCCCTTCACCTACCCCCTGATCCAGACCCAGATTGAAACCAAACGGGATTACCTGCGCCTGAACCTGGACGCGCTGGACATTGGCCGCCATGTGGAACTCAAGCTGATTGAAAGGGATGTGGAAATTGGCCGGGACATCCAGCTGAGCTTCCTGCCCAAATCCCTGCCCGAGCGTCCAGGCTGGGAACTCTCTGCCTTCTTCAGGCCTGCCCGTGAAGTTGCTGGGGATTTCTACGACGGGTTTGAGCTGTTGCACGGTCGCCGCATTGGTGTGGTGATGGCAGACGTGTGCGACAAGGGGGTGCCCGCAGCCATTTTCATGGCGTTGTTCCGCACCCTGATTCGCGCCGGAGCACAGCAGAACATCTCGCTGTCCTGGGCTTCTGACCCCAGTGCTGGTGCAGACGACAAGGTCTGGCTTGGCGGGCTCAAGGGAGAGGGCAGACAGGCTTTGCCCAGAATTGGAACCAGTGCGCTCTTAAATGCAGTGGCCGGAACCAACAACTACATGACCGAAAACCACCTGGAAACCGGGTATTTTGTGACCCTGTTCTTTGGGATTTTCGATCCGCTGACCGGGCAACTGATCTACATCAACGGCGGACACAACCCCCCGGTGATTGTGCGTGCAGACGGCACCCAGGTGATGCTGAAACCCACCGGACCTGCTGTGGGCATGATTCCCGGAGCGACCTTCAAGATCGCCCAGGAGATGCTGAATCCCGGAGACACCCTCTTCACTTACACCGATGGGGTCACCGATGCCAAAAGCGAAACCGGACACTTCTTTGGCAACAAGAACATGCTGGAACTGTTGAAAGAACCCATCACCTCTGCGCAAAGCCTGATCGAGCGTTACCAGACGGCGCTGGACAACCACATTGAGAGCGCCCCCCAATTCGATGACATCACCATGCTGGTGGTGCGTCGCGAGCCGTAA
- a CDS encoding ATP-binding protein has product MEPLNLPATLDALDPIADFVLEAAKAAGLEKKAAYRLRLAVDEIATNIVTHGYEEMGMTGDIQVYADMDEESLTITLEDTAVPYNPFEQDPVSEEELQKPLEERPIGGLGLFLTIRGVDRFSYERVANINRNMFLMLRPKEGAPDVQ; this is encoded by the coding sequence ATGGAACCCCTGAATTTGCCTGCGACGCTGGATGCCCTGGATCCCATCGCAGATTTTGTGCTGGAAGCTGCCAAAGCGGCAGGACTTGAGAAGAAAGCGGCCTACCGGTTGCGCCTCGCTGTGGATGAGATCGCCACCAACATCGTCACCCACGGCTATGAAGAGATGGGCATGACTGGAGACATCCAGGTGTATGCAGACATGGACGAAGAATCCCTGACCATCACCCTGGAAGACACCGCTGTTCCCTACAACCCCTTCGAGCAAGACCCGGTTTCTGAAGAAGAACTGCAAAAGCCCCTGGAAGAACGCCCCATTGGTGGTCTGGGACTGTTCCTGACCATTCGGGGGGTGGACCGCTTCTCCTACGAGCGGGTCGCCAACATCAACCGCAACATGTTTCTGATGCTGCGCCCGAAAGAAGGAGCGCCTGATGTTCAGTGA
- a CDS encoding anti-sigma factor antagonist (This anti-anti-sigma factor, or anti-sigma factor antagonist, belongs to a family that includes characterized members SpoIIAA, RsbV, RsfA, and RsfB.) — protein sequence MSIDVKVEYRGTDGVITLGGQLDASAAPAFKSAIEDVFNGPEKVGRLVILMQDLEYMASAGLRALVFAKQKAGAGVPIVLVAPQEGVLETIEMTGFHHSVIIEETYA from the coding sequence ATGTCCATCGATGTGAAAGTGGAATACAGAGGAACAGACGGAGTCATCACCCTGGGAGGCCAGCTGGACGCCAGCGCCGCCCCCGCCTTCAAATCCGCCATTGAAGATGTCTTCAACGGACCCGAAAAAGTGGGCCGTCTGGTGATCCTGATGCAGGACCTGGAATACATGGCCTCTGCCGGACTCCGTGCCCTGGTGTTCGCCAAGCAGAAAGCCGGAGCGGGCGTTCCCATTGTGCTGGTGGCTCCCCAGGAAGGGGTGCTGGAGACCATCGAGATGACCGGTTTCCACCACAGCGTGATCATCGAAGAAACCTACGCGTAA
- the glgX gene encoding glycogen debranching protein GlgX — protein MSSEIPGLEPDAVNPAVTEAVPKKASKGKKAAETAPVAEAAPAKKKAAPRKKKVDAAPEPTPEPAQEAAPAAPAARERVQLEPAVPDYSNVDSRIDFYPTHEYLGYRIRAGKPLPFGATLVPNGVNFSVYSAHATACTLVIFDKGDPTPKVEIPFPHEFKIGNVFSMLVFDLDPETLEYGYRMDGPWDPAQGHRFDPSKILCDPYARVISGRDVWGQKPDWDNIYPHRSRLSFDDFDWEDDKQLETPSEDLIVYEMHVRGFTRHGSSGVKFPGTFVGIREKLPYLKKLGVNAIELMPIFEFDEFEHSHTDPETGEIDHLNYWGYSTLGFFAPKAGYAATGKRGMQVDELKALIKACHKMGIEVILDVVFNHTAEGNEQGPTLSLKGLDNQTYYMLTPEGYYFNFSGTGNTINCNHPVVRNMVLDCLRYWVSEYHIDGFRFDLAAILGRAQDGSPLANPPLLESLAHDPILARTKLIAEAWDAGGLYQVGSFPAYGRWGEWNGKFRDTIRKFLKGEAGEVGEMAMRIQGSPDLYSSRGPTASINFITAHDGFTLYDSVSYNEKHNLANGENNNDGANDNNSWNCGAEGETDDPWINALRQRQVKNALAMMLTSQGIPMILMGDEIGRTQHGNNNTYCHDNDLNWMDWGLVEKNKDLLQFVQHVAAFRHRHPVLRNRWHLSGRDYVGSGYPDISFHGERAWSPDWSSESRTLAFMLCGKHARGGTVQDDYIYVAMNMHWEDHAFELPYLAQGLQWHVFANTGAEVTSVEPGDEIWLKDQRTFWMGSRSVAILVGKAPR, from the coding sequence ATGAGCAGTGAGATTCCAGGTCTGGAACCTGATGCTGTCAATCCAGCTGTGACCGAAGCTGTCCCGAAAAAGGCCAGCAAGGGCAAGAAAGCTGCTGAAACTGCCCCTGTAGCAGAAGCCGCCCCGGCCAAGAAGAAAGCTGCTCCCAGGAAGAAAAAAGTGGACGCTGCACCAGAACCCACTCCAGAACCCGCTCAGGAGGCTGCTCCGGCAGCCCCTGCAGCGCGGGAAAGGGTGCAACTCGAGCCCGCCGTTCCCGATTACAGCAACGTGGACAGCCGCATCGATTTCTACCCCACCCACGAGTACCTGGGGTACCGCATCCGGGCCGGGAAACCCCTGCCTTTCGGTGCGACCCTGGTGCCCAACGGGGTGAATTTCAGCGTGTATTCTGCACACGCCACGGCCTGCACCCTGGTGATCTTTGACAAGGGCGACCCCACCCCCAAAGTGGAGATTCCCTTTCCGCATGAGTTCAAGATCGGCAATGTGTTCTCCATGCTGGTCTTCGATCTGGACCCGGAAACCCTGGAGTACGGGTACCGCATGGATGGCCCCTGGGACCCTGCACAGGGCCACCGCTTCGACCCCAGCAAGATCCTCTGCGATCCTTACGCACGGGTGATCAGCGGTCGGGACGTGTGGGGACAGAAGCCTGACTGGGACAACATCTATCCGCACCGTTCCAGGCTCTCCTTCGATGATTTTGACTGGGAGGACGACAAGCAGCTTGAGACCCCCTCCGAAGATTTGATCGTCTACGAGATGCACGTGCGTGGGTTCACCAGACACGGATCTTCCGGGGTCAAGTTTCCCGGAACCTTTGTGGGCATCCGTGAAAAGTTGCCCTACCTGAAAAAACTCGGTGTGAACGCCATCGAACTGATGCCGATTTTTGAATTCGACGAGTTCGAGCACAGCCACACCGACCCCGAAACCGGAGAGATCGACCACCTCAACTACTGGGGGTACTCCACCCTCGGGTTCTTTGCGCCCAAAGCAGGTTACGCTGCCACAGGCAAAAGGGGCATGCAGGTGGATGAACTCAAGGCCCTGATCAAGGCCTGCCACAAGATGGGCATTGAAGTGATTCTGGATGTGGTGTTCAACCACACCGCCGAGGGCAACGAGCAGGGACCCACCCTGTCTTTAAAAGGCCTCGACAACCAGACCTACTACATGCTCACCCCCGAAGGGTACTACTTCAATTTCTCGGGCACCGGCAACACCATCAACTGCAACCACCCCGTGGTCAGAAACATGGTGCTGGACTGCCTGCGTTACTGGGTCAGCGAGTACCACATCGACGGGTTTCGCTTCGATCTGGCGGCCATTCTCGGGCGTGCCCAGGATGGAAGCCCCCTGGCCAACCCCCCTCTGCTGGAAAGCCTGGCCCACGACCCCATCCTGGCCCGCACCAAACTGATTGCCGAAGCCTGGGATGCCGGAGGGCTGTACCAGGTGGGCAGTTTCCCTGCTTACGGAAGATGGGGCGAGTGGAACGGCAAATTCCGTGACACCATCCGCAAGTTCCTCAAAGGCGAAGCCGGAGAGGTGGGCGAGATGGCCATGCGCATTCAGGGCTCCCCGGATCTGTATTCTTCCAGAGGACCCACTGCCAGCATCAACTTCATCACGGCGCACGATGGATTCACCCTGTACGACAGTGTTTCTTACAATGAGAAACACAACCTCGCCAACGGTGAGAACAACAACGACGGAGCCAACGACAACAACTCCTGGAACTGCGGTGCAGAAGGGGAGACCGATGATCCCTGGATCAACGCGCTGCGCCAGCGTCAGGTCAAGAACGCCCTGGCCATGATGCTGACCAGCCAGGGCATCCCCATGATCCTGATGGGCGATGAAATCGGGCGCACCCAGCACGGCAACAACAACACCTACTGCCACGACAACGACCTCAACTGGATGGACTGGGGCCTGGTGGAGAAGAACAAAGACCTGCTGCAGTTTGTTCAGCATGTGGCCGCCTTCCGCCACCGCCACCCGGTGCTCAGAAACCGCTGGCACCTCTCAGGCCGCGATTATGTGGGCAGCGGCTATCCCGACATCAGTTTCCACGGGGAACGCGCCTGGAGTCCCGACTGGTCCAGTGAGAGCCGCACCCTGGCTTTCATGCTGTGCGGCAAGCATGCAAGAGGCGGCACCGTGCAGGACGACTACATCTATGTCGCCATGAACATGCACTGGGAAGACCACGCCTTCGAACTGCCTTACCTCGCCCAGGGCCTGCAATGGCACGTCTTCGCCAACACCGGAGCAGAAGTGACCAGTGTGGAACCCGGAGACGAAATCTGGCTGAAAGACCAGCGCACCTTCTGGATGGGTTCCCGTTCGGTGGCCATTCTGGTCGGCAAAGCCCCCCGTTAA
- a CDS encoding anti-sigma factor antagonist (This anti-anti-sigma factor, or anti-sigma factor antagonist, belongs to a family that includes characterized members SpoIIAA, RsbV, RsfA, and RsfB.) — protein MEISSSTVDGVVVAQIIGDIDGKTAPIVQQKVVSLIPDGGKILLDMGQVEYMSSAGLRMLLLVYRQAQSKGSKIALSGLSEDIADTMSATGFLDYFVTSTTVEEGLQALA, from the coding sequence ATGGAAATTTCATCCAGCACCGTAGACGGTGTGGTGGTGGCGCAGATCATCGGAGACATCGATGGCAAGACGGCCCCGATTGTGCAGCAAAAAGTGGTATCCCTGATTCCAGATGGAGGAAAAATCCTGCTGGACATGGGACAGGTGGAGTACATGTCCAGCGCTGGCCTGAGGATGCTGCTGCTGGTGTACCGCCAGGCCCAGAGCAAGGGCAGCAAGATTGCTTTAAGCGGCCTCAGTGAAGACATTGCAGACACCATGTCTGCCACAGGGTTCCTGGATTACTTCGTGACCAGCACCACTGTGGAAGAAGGACTGCAGGCCCTGGCATGA
- a CDS encoding AGE family epimerase/isomerase, whose amino-acid sequence MTATDPSVQPSGASSGNQINFTFSDTIAGYVTEFDREKQTFGLKTTDGRVFTVNLKSNTYAYLSRNLGEPYLDATGQIFEMLEAGRYMYAYGVFYPEHGAHIFEAQFLVFVGRKVDEFFFEKQNWWIKQLSEIAHFYRRAQFGKGEIDYRNYRTEVNLSGERTRDNFIQETDTISRLVYGYASAYLLTGEDEFLEIAEKGTEYLRAHMRFYDRDENIVYWYHGIRINGDKEEKLFTSEFGDDYDAIPAYEQIYALAGPIQTYRVNGDPRILKDAELTIDLFDNFYLDKERGGYYSHLDPITLDPLSDAIGANKGKKNWNSVGDHAPAYLINLVLATDDPRFKTFLEGTFDTIAKYFPDYENSPFVQEKFFSDWSHDSQHMWQQNRGVVGHNLKIAWNIMRMHTQTPKPEYEALARRIAQEMPLVGGDRQHGGWYDVMERVKQNDQEWHRYAFHDRKAWWQQEQGILAYLILHGLLKDEEYLKLARESQAFYNAWFLDHDDGAVYFNTLANGLPYLLGTERLKGSHSMSMYHSSELCYLSAVYNNLLIFKKPLDMHFKPIPGGFKDNILRVAPDLLPAGSVKISAVTVNDQPYRYFDADALTVTLPETDERVKICVTLQPV is encoded by the coding sequence ATGACTGCAACCGATCCATCCGTGCAGCCCTCCGGGGCCTCCAGTGGCAACCAGATCAACTTCACCTTTTCCGACACCATCGCAGGGTACGTCACCGAATTTGACCGGGAGAAGCAGACCTTCGGGCTGAAAACCACCGATGGCCGTGTGTTCACGGTGAACCTCAAGAGCAACACCTACGCCTACCTGTCCCGCAACCTCGGCGAGCCTTACCTGGACGCCACCGGGCAGATCTTCGAGATGCTGGAAGCCGGGCGTTACATGTACGCCTACGGGGTGTTCTACCCCGAGCATGGTGCCCACATTTTTGAAGCCCAGTTTCTGGTTTTTGTGGGCCGCAAGGTAGACGAGTTCTTCTTTGAGAAGCAGAACTGGTGGATCAAGCAGCTTTCCGAAATTGCCCACTTCTACCGCCGCGCACAATTCGGCAAGGGCGAGATCGATTACCGCAATTACCGCACTGAGGTGAACCTGTCCGGTGAGCGCACCCGCGACAACTTCATTCAGGAAACCGACACCATCTCCCGACTGGTGTACGGGTATGCTTCGGCTTACCTGCTGACCGGGGAAGATGAATTCCTGGAAATTGCCGAGAAGGGCACCGAGTACCTGCGGGCCCACATGCGCTTCTACGACCGTGACGAGAACATAGTCTACTGGTACCACGGGATCCGCATCAACGGAGACAAAGAAGAAAAGTTGTTTACCAGCGAGTTCGGGGATGACTACGACGCCATTCCTGCCTATGAGCAGATTTACGCGCTGGCCGGACCCATCCAGACCTACCGCGTGAACGGCGACCCCAGAATCCTCAAGGACGCCGAGCTGACCATCGACCTCTTTGACAACTTCTACCTGGACAAAGAGCGTGGCGGGTACTACTCCCACCTGGACCCCATCACCCTGGATCCCTTATCGGACGCCATCGGGGCCAACAAAGGCAAGAAGAACTGGAACTCTGTCGGAGACCATGCACCTGCCTACCTGATCAACCTGGTGCTGGCCACCGATGATCCCCGCTTCAAAACCTTCCTGGAAGGCACCTTCGACACCATTGCCAAGTACTTCCCGGATTACGAGAACAGCCCCTTTGTGCAGGAGAAGTTCTTCTCCGACTGGTCGCACGACAGCCAGCACATGTGGCAGCAGAACCGTGGTGTGGTCGGGCACAACCTGAAGATCGCCTGGAACATCATGCGCATGCACACCCAGACCCCCAAACCCGAGTACGAGGCGCTGGCCCGCCGCATCGCCCAGGAAATGCCCCTGGTGGGTGGAGACCGCCAGCACGGCGGCTGGTACGACGTGATGGAGCGGGTCAAGCAGAATGACCAGGAATGGCACCGCTACGCTTTCCACGACCGCAAAGCCTGGTGGCAGCAGGAGCAGGGCATCCTGGCTTACCTGATCCTGCACGGCCTTCTCAAGGACGAGGAGTACCTGAAACTGGCCCGCGAGTCCCAGGCCTTTTACAACGCCTGGTTCCTGGACCACGACGACGGAGCTGTGTACTTCAACACCCTCGCGAACGGTTTGCCTTACCTGCTGGGCACCGAGCGCCTGAAGGGCAGCCACAGCATGTCCATGTACCACTCCTCAGAGCTGTGCTACCTCTCTGCGGTGTACAACAACCTCCTGATCTTCAAGAAGCCGCTGGACATGCACTTCAAGCCCATCCCCGGGGGTTTCAAGGACAACATCCTCAGGGTTGCCCCTGACCTGCTGCCCGCTGGATCTGTCAAGATCAGTGCGGTGACCGTGAACGACCAGCCTTACCGCTACTTTGATGCCGACGCCCTGACCGTCACCCTGCCCGAAACCGATGAGCGCGTGAAAATCTGCGTGACTTTGCAGCCCGTTTGA